The Drosophila teissieri strain GT53w chromosome X, Prin_Dtei_1.1, whole genome shotgun sequence genome has a segment encoding these proteins:
- the LOC122622939 gene encoding mitochondrial import receptor subunit TOM40 homolog 1 encodes MGNVLAASSGAPASGASNLGLGLPEPAPVPSDSGSPSGSSSSAGGSDSLAAAKDAPLENPGTVEELHKKCKDIQAITFEGAKIMLNKGLSNHFQVSHTINMSNVVPSGYRFGATYVGTKQYSPTEAFPVLLGDIDPSGNLNANVIHQFSARLRCKFASQIQDSKMVATQLTTDYRGNDYTASLTVANPSIFTNSGVVVGQYLQSVTPALALGAELAYQFGPNVPGRQIAIVSAVGRYTAGNSVWSGTLGQSGLHVCYYQKASDQLQIGAEVETSLRMQESVATLAYQIDLPKADLVFRGGIDSNWQIFGVLEKRLAPLPFTLALSGRMNHVKNNFRLGCGLMIG; translated from the exons ATGGGCAACGTGCTAGCGGCTTCCTCCGGCGCCCCAGCCAGTGGCGCCTCAAATTTGGGCCTCGGCCTCCCGGAACCGGCTCCCGTGCCCTCCGATTCCGGCTCCCCGTCCGGATCCTCTTCGTCCGCCGGAGGCTCGGACTCGCTTGCCGCCGCCAAGGATGCTCCGCTGGAGAATCCCGGCACCGTTGAGGAGCTCCACAAAAAGTGCAAAG ACATCCAGGCCATCACCTTCGAGGGCGCCAAGATCATGCTGAACAAAGGGCTGAGCAACCACTTCCAGGTGTCGCACACCATCAACATGAGCAATGTGGTGCCCAGTGGATATCGCTTCGGAGCCACCTATGTGGGCACCAAGCAGTACAGCCCCACGGAGGCCTTCCCCGTGCTCCTGGGCGACATCGATCCGTCGGGCAACCTTAACGCCAACGTTATCCATCAGTTCTCCGCCCGTCTGCGCTGCAAATTCGCCTCGCAG ATCCAGGACTCGAAGATGGTGGCCACACAGCTGACGACCGACTATCGCGGCAATGATTACACCGCCTCGCTGACGGTGGCCAATCCCAGTATATTCACCAACTCCGGCGTGGTCGTTGGCCAGTATCTGCAGTCAGTCACTCCAGCCCTCGCCCTGGGCGCCGAACTGGCCTACCAGTTCGGTCCGAATGTCCCCGGCCGTCAGATAGCCATTGTGTCCGCCGTGGGCCGCTATACGGCTGGTAATTCGGTGTGGTCGGGTACCCTGGGACAGAGCGGTCTGCACGTGTGCTACTACCAGAAGGCCAGCGACCAGCTGCAGATTGGTGCCGAGGTGGAGACGAGCCTGCGCATGCAGGAGTCGGTGGCCACGCTTGCCTATCAGATCGATCTGCCCAAGGCGGATCTGGTCTTCAGAG GCGGTATTGATTCCAACTGGCAAATCTTCGGAGTTTTGGAGAAGCGTCTGGCTCCATTGCCATTCACACTAGCCCTGAGCGGACGCATGAACCACGTCAAGAACAACTTTAGACTCGGATGCGGGCTGATGATCGGCTAA
- the LOC122622940 gene encoding ras-related protein Rab-39B codes for MVEPIFEYQFRLILIGDSTVGKSSLLKFFTDGKFAELSDPTVGVDFFARLIEMKDGTQIKLQLWDTAGQERFRSITKSYYRNSVGVLLVYDISNHASFEHIPLWMMEAQRHIEPHRPVFALVGCKLDLINAGGHREVTTEEAQKFAKQHGLHFVETSARSGANVEEAFRMVTQEVYARIRSGEYKAEDGWDGIKSGFSRPNSLDFNLVVAEPEKSSCC; via the exons ATGGTGGAGCCCATTTTCGAGTATCAATTTCGACTGATTTTAATCGGCGACAGCACCGTGGGCAAGAGTTCGCTGCTCAAATTCTTCACAGACGGCAAATTTGCCGAG TTATCCGATCCCACAGTTGGCGTCGACTTCTTCGCCCGCCTCATCGAGATGAAGGACGGCACACAGATCAAGCTCCAGCTGTGGGACACCGCCGGGCAGGAGCGCTTCCGTTCGATCACCAAGTCCTACTACCGCAACTCGGTGGGCGTGCTGCTGGTGTACGATATATCGAATCACGCCAGCTTCGAGCACATACCGCTGTGGATGATGGAGGCACAGCGTCACATTGAGCCACACCGACCCGTTTTCGCATTGGTCGGCTGCAAACTGGACCTCATCAATGCGGGCGGACACCGGGAGGTGACCACGGAGGAGGCacaaaagtttgccaaacaGCACGGTCTGCATTTCGTTGAGACATCGGCCCGATCTGGTGCCAATGTGGAGGAGGCCTTTCGCATGGTCACCCAGGAGGTGTACGCCCGCATTCGATCCGGCGAATACAAGGCGGAGGACGGATGGGATGGCATCAAGTCTGGTTTCTCGCGACCCAATAGTCTGGACTTTAATCTCGTCGTTGCCGAGCCGGAAAAGTCATCCTGTTGTTGA